A region from the uncultured Macellibacteroides sp. genome encodes:
- a CDS encoding tetratricopeptide repeat protein — protein sequence MNKTWLILLFVCFSWTSFAQTSAVKEAEVAFSKGKYNEAIRLFEAILNEKGESAEIYYNLGNAYYRDNKIAPAILNYERALLLDPGDSDIRFNLQMVKLKTVDKIEPVGEFFLISWFKSIQNMGAADSWAKLGICTFILFIGCLILYFFSRWIRMKKISFYLGLILLVIVIVSNIFASNQNSKLVNRNNAIIFLPTVTIKSSPDASGTDLFILHEGTKVSVKSTLGEWSEIELENGNVGWLLSKSVVKI from the coding sequence ATGAATAAGACATGGCTAATATTGCTGTTCGTGTGCTTTTCATGGACTTCTTTTGCTCAAACTTCAGCTGTAAAAGAAGCTGAAGTTGCTTTTTCGAAAGGAAAGTATAATGAGGCTATTAGACTTTTTGAAGCAATTCTGAATGAAAAGGGCGAATCAGCAGAGATATATTACAATTTAGGAAACGCATATTACAGGGATAACAAGATAGCTCCAGCTATCTTAAACTATGAACGAGCGCTTCTTTTAGATCCGGGTGATAGCGATATCCGGTTTAATCTTCAAATGGTTAAACTAAAGACTGTAGATAAAATTGAACCTGTAGGTGAGTTTTTTCTGATTAGTTGGTTCAAATCTATTCAAAACATGGGAGCAGCTGATTCTTGGGCAAAATTAGGAATCTGTACGTTTATTTTGTTCATCGGTTGTTTAATCCTATATTTCTTCTCTCGGTGGATTAGGATGAAAAAAATATCTTTCTATCTAGGATTAATACTTCTTGTTATTGTCATTGTTTCAAATATTTTTGCCAGTAACCAGAATAGCAAATTAGTAAATAGAAATAATGCCATTATTTTTTTACCAACAGTAACCATAAAAAGTTCACCAGATGCAAGTGGTACAGATTTGTTTATCTTACATGAAGGTACGAAAGTCTCAGTAAAAAGCACTTTAGGAGAATGGAGTGAAATTGAATTAGAAAATGGGAATGTTGGATGGTTGCTTAGCAAAAGTGTTGTAAAAATTTAA